From the Azospirillum formosense genome, one window contains:
- a CDS encoding carbohydrate ABC transporter permease has product MGLRRMIGRVAFALLVLGIVVWAVFPFAWAIVTSLKAGSALFTVEAWPSQPSLANYGAIFKEQPFGRNILNSLLAASAVVALSLGLAVLAAYALGRVRFRGRGLLLFVVLGVSMFPQVAVLSGLFELVRWLGLYNRIGSLVLSYLIFTLPFTVWVLTTFMRELPKELEEAAMVDGAGPFVIVTRVFLPLMGPALAATGLLAFIAAWNEFLFALTFTLTDDARTVPVAIALMSGASQYELPWGQIMAASVVVTVPLIGLVLLFQRRIVSGLTAGAVKG; this is encoded by the coding sequence ATGGGCTTGAGACGCATGATCGGACGCGTTGCCTTCGCCCTGCTGGTTCTGGGAATCGTCGTCTGGGCGGTGTTCCCCTTCGCCTGGGCCATCGTCACCTCGCTGAAGGCGGGCAGCGCGCTTTTCACGGTGGAGGCCTGGCCGTCGCAGCCGTCGCTGGCCAACTACGGGGCGATCTTCAAGGAGCAGCCCTTCGGGCGGAACATCCTGAACTCCCTGCTGGCCGCCTCGGCGGTGGTGGCGCTGTCGCTGGGGCTGGCGGTGCTGGCCGCCTACGCGCTGGGGCGGGTGCGCTTCCGCGGGCGGGGGCTTCTGCTGTTCGTGGTGCTGGGCGTGTCGATGTTCCCGCAGGTCGCCGTCCTGTCGGGCCTGTTCGAGCTGGTGCGCTGGCTCGGCCTCTACAACCGGATCGGCTCGCTGGTGCTGTCCTACCTGATCTTCACGCTGCCCTTCACCGTCTGGGTGCTGACCACCTTCATGCGCGAGCTGCCGAAGGAGCTGGAGGAGGCCGCCATGGTTGACGGCGCCGGTCCCTTCGTGATCGTGACGCGGGTCTTCCTGCCGCTGATGGGGCCGGCGCTGGCGGCGACCGGGCTGCTCGCCTTCATCGCCGCCTGGAACGAGTTTCTGTTCGCCCTGACCTTCACCCTGACCGACGACGCGCGCACCGTGCCGGTGGCGATCGCGCTGATGTCGGGGGCCAGCCAGTACGAGCTGCCCTGGGGCCAGATCATGGCGGCGTCGGTGGTGGTGACGGTGCCGCTGATCGGGCTGGTGCTGCTGTTCCAGCGGCGGATCGTCTCCGGCCTGACCGCCGGCGCTGTGAAGGGGTAG
- the ugpC gene encoding sn-glycerol-3-phosphate ABC transporter ATP-binding protein UgpC — MAGVTLRGVRKSFGRIEVIHGVDLEVADGEFVAFVGPSGCGKSTLLRLIAGLEEPSAGDLSIGGQRVNDRPPAARGIAMVFQSYALYPHMTAYDNMAFGLTLSRTDKGTIAERVRAAARLLQIEDLLDRKPRDLSGGQRQRVAIGRAIVREPQVFLFDEPLSNLDAGLRVQMRLEIAKLKANLRATMIYVTHDQVEAMTLADRIVVLNAGRVEQAGTPLELYHRPRNRFVAGFIGSPAMNFLDVVSEGRADGSVRVWLPGGVPLDIAVDGAVDGAGRDAAPAAGTPLTLGVRPEHVGLADGGTGLLATILAVERLGGETHCHAALEDGQRLLVRLDGDRPVAAGERLRLNLRGETAHLFGSDGQRL; from the coding sequence ATGGCGGGCGTCACGCTGCGCGGGGTGCGCAAGAGCTTCGGGCGGATCGAGGTCATCCACGGCGTCGATCTGGAGGTCGCGGACGGCGAGTTCGTCGCCTTCGTCGGCCCGTCCGGCTGCGGCAAGTCCACCCTGCTGCGCCTGATCGCCGGGCTGGAGGAGCCGAGCGCCGGGGACCTGTCCATCGGCGGGCAGCGGGTGAACGACCGGCCGCCGGCGGCGCGCGGCATCGCCATGGTCTTCCAGTCCTACGCGCTCTACCCGCACATGACGGCCTACGACAACATGGCCTTCGGCCTGACCCTGTCGCGGACCGACAAGGGGACCATCGCGGAGCGGGTGCGCGCCGCCGCGCGACTTCTTCAGATCGAGGACCTGCTCGACCGCAAGCCGCGCGACCTGTCCGGCGGGCAGCGCCAGCGGGTCGCCATCGGGCGGGCCATCGTGCGCGAGCCGCAGGTCTTCCTGTTCGACGAGCCGCTGTCCAACCTCGACGCCGGCCTGCGCGTCCAGATGCGCCTGGAGATCGCCAAGCTGAAGGCCAACCTGCGCGCCACCATGATCTACGTGACCCACGATCAGGTGGAGGCGATGACGCTGGCCGACCGGATCGTCGTGCTGAACGCCGGGCGGGTGGAGCAGGCCGGCACGCCGCTGGAGCTGTACCACCGCCCGCGCAACCGCTTCGTCGCCGGATTCATCGGCTCGCCGGCGATGAACTTCCTGGATGTGGTCTCGGAGGGGCGGGCGGACGGGTCGGTGCGGGTGTGGTTGCCCGGCGGGGTCCCGCTGGACATCGCGGTGGATGGCGCCGTGGATGGCGCCGGGCGCGACGCCGCGCCGGCGGCGGGGACGCCCCTGACGCTCGGCGTGCGGCCGGAGCATGTCGGTCTGGCCGACGGCGGAACCGGGCTGCTCGCCACCATCCTGGCCGTGGAGCGGCTGGGCGGCGAGACCCATTGCCACGCCGCGCTGGAGGACGGGCAACGGCTCCTGGTCCGCCTCGACGGTGACCGGCCGGTGGCGGCGGGCGAGCGCTTGCGCTTGAACCTGCGGGGCGAAACCGCGCATCTCTTCGGGTCCGATGGGCAGAGGCTCTGA